A single Inediibacterium massiliense DNA region contains:
- a CDS encoding ABC transporter substrate-binding protein, whose translation MENKKNKGMTFFLCFLICAFLIFGPFYFLQYKLKSNSIQKEENFKGVIEFWDYPHLDCENGTRFGWILEKIRVFEKQNPGVYIDFKPIYPLNGPIEIETSIKTNSSPDIAPIGSDQNVIHKKVLEPLDQYLSHEEWDDYKEESLKAVTAKGRKWGIPWMIDIYKMYINVDLFHEKNIEIPKNGEWTYKEFVDHVKQLTYDQDGDKKIDTYGFYSFVGENHPLWGILLSDGATIFEKDQSYGFDDEKAISGLKKLVDLKYMYKVTPDDFGENSEKDAWDLFCKGKVAVYPAETSKTSSLKKLKNEGGFEFEVVGFPIGEEKESLSICTPIDAYGIFKQEDPKKLEMCVKFLKFITKDDYQRQLYRLGVFPAKKSIGEIYKNDPYLSTIENELEDIKMIHTHPKWRSIEEILQSQIRQALLGKKSSQETIKDSKEKIKDYMESIRKIND comes from the coding sequence ATGGAAAATAAAAAAAATAAAGGGATGACCTTTTTTTTATGTTTTTTGATATGTGCTTTTTTGATTTTTGGTCCTTTTTATTTTCTACAATATAAATTAAAAAGTAACTCTATTCAAAAAGAGGAGAATTTTAAAGGCGTGATTGAATTTTGGGATTATCCTCATCTAGATTGTGAAAATGGAACAAGATTTGGATGGATTTTAGAAAAAATAAGAGTTTTTGAAAAACAAAATCCAGGTGTCTATATTGATTTTAAGCCAATATACCCATTGAATGGACCTATTGAAATAGAAACGAGTATAAAAACTAATTCTTCTCCTGATATTGCTCCTATAGGTTCAGATCAAAATGTAATCCATAAAAAAGTACTAGAGCCTTTAGATCAATATTTATCTCATGAAGAATGGGATGATTATAAGGAAGAGTCATTAAAGGCTGTGACAGCAAAAGGAAGAAAATGGGGAATCCCTTGGATGATAGATATATATAAGATGTATATAAATGTAGATTTATTTCATGAAAAAAATATTGAAATTCCTAAAAATGGTGAATGGACGTACAAAGAATTTGTGGATCATGTAAAACAGCTGACTTATGATCAAGATGGAGATAAAAAAATAGATACATATGGATTTTACTCTTTTGTAGGAGAAAATCATCCTTTATGGGGGATTTTATTAAGTGATGGAGCTACTATTTTTGAAAAAGATCAAAGCTATGGATTTGATGATGAAAAAGCTATAAGTGGATTAAAAAAATTAGTAGATTTAAAATACATGTATAAAGTAACCCCAGATGATTTTGGGGAAAATTCAGAAAAGGATGCGTGGGATTTATTTTGTAAAGGGAAAGTAGCTGTATATCCTGCTGAAACTTCAAAGACGTCGTCTCTTAAGAAGCTTAAAAATGAAGGGGGATTTGAATTTGAAGTAGTGGGGTTTCCTATAGGAGAAGAAAAAGAATCTTTATCTATTTGTACTCCTATAGATGCATATGGCATTTTTAAACAAGAAGACCCTAAAAAGTTAGAGATGTGTGTAAAGTTTTTAAAATTTATTACAAAGGATGACTATCAAAGACAATTGTATCGGTTAGGAGTTTTTCCAGCAAAAAAATCTATAGGAGAGATCTATAAAAATGATCCTTATTTGTCAACAATAGAAAATGAGTTAGAAGATATAAAAATGATCCATACCCATCCTAAATGGAGAAGCATTGAAGAAATTTTACAAAGTCAGATTCGCCAAGCATTACTAGGTAAAAAGTCTTCTCAAGAGACTATAAAAGATTCAAAGGAAAAAATAAAGGATTATATGGAAAGTATAAGAAAAATCAATGACTAA
- the murB gene encoding UDP-N-acetylmuramate dehydrogenase, protein MNIENIYYKLIEKINPESILKNEPMSKHTSFKIGGPVDLMVLPKTIEDIKETIQICKTNHIDYYIIGNGSNILVLDKGIRGVVIKIGDTFNGVDIKENEIKAKSGILLSSLASIVVKNGLEGFEFASGIPGTLGGAIAMNAGAYGGEMKDVVKAALVMDEEGNMIYLKKEELELDYRNSIIPKKKYIVLEVEIELQKGDEEEIKAKVKDLTQKRVTKQPLQFPSAGSTFKRPQGHFAGKLIEDAGLKGVRIGGAQVSPLHAGFVVNVDRACAEDVMNIISLVQKTVYDKFSVLLEPEIKIIGEE, encoded by the coding sequence GTGAATATAGAAAATATTTATTATAAATTGATAGAAAAAATAAATCCAGAATCTATTTTAAAAAATGAACCTATGAGTAAACATACTTCTTTTAAAATAGGAGGACCAGTGGACCTAATGGTATTACCTAAAACGATAGAAGATATAAAAGAAACTATTCAAATTTGTAAAACAAATCATATAGATTATTATATTATAGGAAATGGGAGCAATATTTTAGTGCTAGATAAAGGAATAAGAGGAGTCGTGATTAAGATTGGAGATACCTTTAATGGGGTAGATATAAAAGAGAATGAAATCAAAGCAAAATCAGGAATACTTTTATCCTCTTTAGCTAGCATAGTTGTCAAAAATGGTTTAGAAGGATTTGAATTTGCAAGCGGAATACCTGGGACTTTAGGTGGAGCCATTGCTATGAATGCAGGAGCCTATGGAGGGGAAATGAAGGATGTAGTAAAAGCTGCTTTAGTGATGGATGAAGAAGGTAATATGATATATTTAAAAAAGGAAGAATTAGAGCTTGATTACAGAAATAGTATTATCCCTAAGAAAAAATATATTGTATTAGAAGTGGAGATAGAGCTTCAAAAGGGAGACGAAGAAGAAATTAAAGCAAAAGTCAAAGACCTTACTCAAAAAAGAGTGACAAAGCAACCTTTACAATTTCCTAGTGCAGGAAGCACATTTAAGAGACCTCAAGGTCATTTTGCAGGTAAATTAATAGAAGATGCAGGACTAAAAGGAGTAAGAATAGGAGGCGCACAAGTATCTCCTCTTCATGCAGGCTTTGTGGTAAATGTAGATCGTGCTTGTGCAGAAGATGTAATGAATATTATAAGTCTTGTGCAAAAAACAGTGTATGATAAATTCTCTGTATTATTAGAACCAGAAATAAAAATAATTGGAGAAGAATAA
- a CDS encoding PHP domain-containing protein, whose amino-acid sequence MKIFADYHTHTIYSHGKGTIQDNVDIAIQKGLREIGISDHGFRHLLYGVKRKNLSKMREEIDAINKSTDKIKVKLGMELNIMGLDGRLDIDDENLKKLDIVLAGYHFGALPYHISDCFRIHGNNFLARYFPTVDRKVRVINTDAVVAAIYNNNIDILTHPGAKANIDTKEVAKAAKERGTALEINSSHGYLTVEYIKVAMKEGVKFVISSDAHRPEDVANVQKGIQRAIQAGLSVDQIINAE is encoded by the coding sequence ATGAAAATATTTGCAGATTATCATACTCATACCATATATAGTCATGGAAAGGGTACCATTCAGGATAATGTGGATATAGCAATTCAAAAAGGTTTAAGAGAAATTGGAATTTCAGATCATGGATTTAGACATCTTTTATATGGAGTCAAAAGAAAAAATCTTTCAAAGATGAGAGAAGAAATTGATGCAATCAACAAATCTACAGATAAAATAAAAGTAAAGCTTGGAATGGAACTCAATATTATGGGTTTAGATGGCAGACTAGATATAGATGATGAAAATTTAAAAAAATTAGATATTGTTCTTGCGGGATATCATTTTGGAGCATTACCCTATCATATTTCAGATTGTTTTAGAATTCATGGAAATAATTTTTTAGCAAGATATTTTCCAACGGTAGATAGAAAAGTTCGAGTGATCAATACAGATGCAGTAGTAGCTGCTATTTATAATAATAATATTGATATTCTTACACATCCAGGGGCAAAAGCCAATATAGATACAAAAGAGGTAGCGAAAGCTGCAAAAGAAAGAGGAACTGCTCTTGAAATCAATAGCAGCCATGGCTATTTAACAGTAGAATATATAAAGGTTGCTATGAAAGAAGGAGTTAAATTTGTTATAAGTAGTGATGCCCATAGACCTGAGGATGTAGCAAATGTACAAAAAGGAATCCAAAGAGCCATACAGGCAGGTTTGAGTGTAGACCAAATTATAAATGCAGAGTAG
- the rapZ gene encoding RNase adapter RapZ produces the protein MKFVIITGLSGAGKSQAMKSMEDMGFYCVDNLPPALIPKFTELCFHAQGEIEKIALVIDIRGGKFFNDLFESLDILKNQGYNYEILFLEASDQVLIKRFKETKRVHPLSPQGRIIDGIGKERERLAKLKEKAKYIVDTSNLTSYQLKDEIKKMYIEGVKTDNLTIFIQSFGFKKGILLDADLVFDVRFLPNPHYIETLREFTGNDKAVREYVMKWPESIAFVEKLNDMVDFLIPLYIKEGKSQLVIGIGCTGGKHRSVTIANILYETLKEKGHRVIINHRDSVYC, from the coding sequence ATGAAATTTGTAATCATTACAGGCTTATCTGGAGCAGGAAAAAGTCAAGCTATGAAAAGTATGGAAGATATGGGATTTTATTGTGTAGACAATCTTCCACCTGCTTTAATTCCTAAATTTACAGAGCTTTGCTTTCATGCACAAGGAGAAATTGAAAAAATTGCATTAGTCATTGATATTAGAGGTGGAAAATTTTTCAATGATCTTTTTGAAAGCTTAGATATTCTTAAAAATCAAGGATATAATTATGAAATATTATTTTTAGAAGCATCGGATCAAGTACTGATCAAAAGATTTAAAGAGACAAAAAGGGTGCATCCTCTAAGTCCACAAGGTAGAATTATAGATGGAATTGGTAAAGAAAGAGAAAGACTTGCAAAGTTAAAGGAAAAAGCAAAATATATTGTAGATACGTCTAATCTTACTTCCTATCAACTCAAAGATGAAATTAAAAAAATGTATATAGAAGGAGTAAAGACGGACAACCTTACTATATTTATTCAGTCTTTTGGATTTAAAAAGGGAATTTTATTAGATGCAGATTTAGTATTTGATGTAAGATTTTTACCAAATCCTCATTATATAGAAACTTTGCGAGAGTTTACAGGAAATGATAAAGCTGTACGAGAATATGTAATGAAATGGCCAGAAAGTATCGCTTTTGTAGAAAAATTAAATGATATGGTAGATTTTTTAATCCCTCTTTATATTAAAGAAGGAAAATCTCAATTGGTAATCGGGATTGGTTGTACAGGCGGAAAACATAGATCTGTGACGATTGCAAATATATTATATGAAACTCTAAAGGAAAAAGGACATAGAGTAATTATTAATCATAGAGATTCAGTATATTGTTAG
- a CDS encoding gluconeogenesis factor YvcK family protein, which yields MNLFDWLKPGLKIKRWIFIGIIGIAFMIIGTFPLLDPFLIEKGILKYFLFFIMGGGTLLIIAVKRGFLSILKILDFPSLSKQQKIDEKLYEKRILNKGPRVVVIGGGTGLSVLLRGLKKYTSNITAIVTVADDGGGSGVLREDLGMLPPGDIRNCILALANTEPIMEKLLQYRFSEGQLKGQSFGNLLIAAMNGISDGFEEAIKKINDVLAVTGKVLPVTTENITLYAKLKNGKVIKGESQIPLKAKEFESPVEKVFIKPSNVAALKDAVEEILYADVIVLGPGSLYTSIIPNLLVEDIKKAMKESSAMKVYISNVMTQPGETDGYSVAKHIEAILEHLKLDKIDYVFANNKEIPKETLKKYILDGAMPIKPSKEDYDYLKKNNIQMIEGSFVDIRKSYIRHDADKLSKKIIEMVLKEKYTIDKKRIVDYYLLKEDMKKKYML from the coding sequence ATGAATTTATTTGACTGGCTTAAGCCGGGACTCAAAATCAAAAGGTGGATTTTTATAGGAATTATTGGGATTGCTTTTATGATTATTGGCACTTTTCCTCTCTTAGATCCTTTTTTAATAGAGAAAGGAATACTAAAATATTTTTTGTTTTTTATTATGGGGGGAGGAACTCTTTTAATTATTGCTGTAAAGAGAGGATTTTTATCTATATTAAAAATACTTGATTTTCCAAGTTTATCCAAACAACAAAAAATTGATGAAAAGTTGTATGAAAAAAGGATTTTAAATAAAGGGCCTAGAGTTGTAGTAATTGGTGGAGGAACAGGACTTTCAGTACTTTTAAGGGGACTTAAAAAATATACTTCTAACATAACAGCAATCGTTACAGTAGCAGATGATGGAGGAGGCTCAGGAGTTTTAAGAGAAGATTTAGGAATGCTTCCTCCAGGAGATATTAGAAACTGTATTTTGGCTTTGGCTAATACAGAGCCTATTATGGAAAAGCTTTTACAATATCGTTTTTCAGAAGGACAATTAAAAGGCCAAAGCTTTGGGAATCTTTTGATTGCAGCTATGAACGGTATATCAGATGGTTTTGAAGAAGCTATCAAAAAAATAAATGATGTATTGGCAGTTACAGGAAAGGTATTACCTGTAACTACAGAGAATATTACTTTATATGCAAAACTTAAAAATGGAAAAGTTATTAAGGGAGAATCACAGATTCCATTGAAGGCAAAAGAATTTGAAAGTCCTGTTGAAAAAGTTTTTATCAAACCATCTAATGTAGCAGCACTAAAGGATGCGGTAGAGGAAATTCTTTATGCAGATGTGATTGTTTTAGGGCCAGGAAGTTTATATACAAGTATTATTCCGAATTTACTAGTGGAAGATATAAAAAAAGCAATGAAAGAATCATCTGCAATGAAAGTTTATATTAGTAATGTAATGACTCAACCAGGAGAAACAGATGGATATAGTGTTGCAAAACATATAGAGGCTATTTTAGAACATTTAAAATTAGACAAAATTGATTATGTATTTGCAAATAATAAAGAAATACCTAAAGAAACTTTGAAAAAGTATATTTTAGATGGAGCCATGCCTATAAAGCCTTCTAAAGAAGATTATGATTACCTTAAAAAAAATAATATACAAATGATAGAAGGATCTTTTGTAGACATTAGGAAAAGCTATATTCGACATGATGCGGATAAACTTTCTAAAAAGATTATTGAAATGGTGTTAAAAGAAAAATATACAATAGATAAAAAAAGAATTGTAGATTATTATTTATTAAAGGAAGATATGAAGAAAAAATATATGTTATAA
- a CDS encoding NUDIX hydrolase — protein sequence MKREMSSGGVVVFGNAILLLRKYNGDWVLPKGKVKEDEDIDRAAIREVYEETHVKAEIIKYIDKINYSFKNGWDTNEMVYKTVHWYLMKTRSMDASPLKEEGFIDARFVHMNRAIEIAKYDDESQIIQKAIKEIQKDLQL from the coding sequence ATGAAGAGAGAGATGAGTTCTGGTGGTGTAGTTGTTTTTGGCAATGCCATTCTTCTTTTACGTAAATACAATGGAGATTGGGTGCTTCCTAAAGGAAAAGTAAAAGAAGATGAAGACATTGATCGGGCAGCTATTCGAGAAGTGTATGAAGAAACTCATGTAAAAGCTGAAATTATAAAATATATTGACAAAATAAACTATTCTTTTAAAAATGGTTGGGACACAAATGAAATGGTTTATAAAACGGTTCATTGGTATTTAATGAAAACAAGAAGTATGGATGCATCTCCTTTAAAAGAGGAAGGATTTATTGATGCTAGATTTGTTCACATGAATCGAGCCATAGAGATTGCCAAGTATGATGATGAAAGTCAGATTATTCAAAAGGCTATAAAAGAAATTCAAAAAGACCTTCAATTATAA
- the whiA gene encoding DNA-binding protein WhiA, translating into MSFSMQAKNELARIIPENRCCQIAELSALIRMSGTIQLVGFQKMNIKIVTENAAVARKIFTLLKRCFGVHTELRVRKNKLLKKNNHYMMMISSDLGANDILKEAGILKTNNDKLYIDYNVPYILIKSKCCKRAYLRGAFLGAGSVSDPEKTYHLEFVTSSEEHSQGLKDLINDFELGAKIVQRKNSYVIYLKEGDCIVDLLNIMGAHSALLNLENIRVVKQVRNNVNRIVNCETANLSKIVNASVRQIENIEYIQAHAGFKTLPEGLREIAQLRLEYKEASLKELGQMLDPPVGKSGVNHRLRKIERIAEKLKESKGEIR; encoded by the coding sequence ATGTCATTTTCTATGCAAGCAAAAAATGAGTTAGCAAGAATTATTCCAGAGAATCGTTGTTGCCAAATTGCAGAACTATCTGCTTTGATTCGTATGAGTGGTACAATTCAGCTTGTAGGATTTCAAAAGATGAATATTAAGATTGTTACTGAAAATGCGGCTGTTGCGAGAAAAATTTTTACTCTTTTAAAAAGATGTTTTGGTGTGCATACAGAATTAAGAGTAAGAAAAAACAAACTTTTAAAAAAGAATAATCACTATATGATGATGATTAGTAGTGATTTGGGGGCAAACGATATCCTTAAAGAAGCAGGAATCTTAAAAACAAATAACGACAAACTTTATATAGATTATAATGTACCATATATATTGATTAAAAGCAAATGCTGTAAAAGAGCTTATTTAAGAGGAGCTTTTTTAGGAGCAGGATCTGTGAGTGATCCTGAGAAAACCTATCACTTAGAGTTTGTAACAAGCAGTGAGGAGCATAGCCAAGGATTAAAAGACCTTATTAACGATTTTGAGCTAGGAGCTAAAATTGTCCAGCGTAAAAATAGTTATGTGATTTATTTAAAAGAAGGAGATTGTATTGTAGATCTTCTCAATATTATGGGAGCTCATTCTGCTTTATTAAATTTAGAAAATATAAGAGTAGTCAAGCAGGTTAGAAATAATGTGAATAGAATTGTAAATTGTGAAACAGCAAATTTAAGTAAAATTGTAAATGCATCCGTTAGGCAAATTGAGAACATAGAATATATTCAAGCCCATGCAGGATTTAAAACTCTTCCAGAAGGACTTAGAGAAATTGCGCAGTTAAGGCTTGAATATAAGGAAGCAAGTCTTAAAGAACTAGGACAGATGCTAGACCCTCCTGTTGGAAAATCAGGTGTTAATCATAGATTGAGGAAAATTGAGAGAATTGCAGAAAAACTAAAAGAAAGTAAGGGGGAGATAAGATGA
- a CDS encoding HPr family phosphocarrier protein — protein MIKKEISIMHEQGLRARPAAMFVQLANKFMSDIFVEQQYKKVNAKSIMCIMALGLLKGESIAVSIDGPDEEEAIKAIEDFFQNPKENL, from the coding sequence ATGATTAAGAAAGAAATATCTATCATGCACGAACAAGGATTAAGAGCAAGACCAGCAGCGATGTTTGTGCAATTAGCCAATAAATTTATGTCTGATATTTTTGTAGAACAACAATATAAAAAAGTAAATGCAAAAAGTATTATGTGTATCATGGCATTAGGACTTTTAAAAGGAGAAAGTATTGCAGTAAGTATTGATGGTCCTGATGAAGAAGAGGCTATAAAAGCTATTGAGGATTTTTTTCAAAATCCAAAAGAGAACCTATAA